A single Rubrivivax gelatinosus IL144 DNA region contains:
- a CDS encoding DUF192 domain-containing protein, which produces MTTYIKVYSYPRLTGVLALLVSFALPTAHAQGGPQPKLPTVPLTAGMYVIQAEVAQTPEQQATGMMYRREIGQNEGMLFFNREAGVRCFWMRNTLLPLSIAFIADDGTIVNTAEMQPQSDESHCSAKPVRFALEMHQGWFAKRGISAGFKLRGVPFGN; this is translated from the coding sequence ATGACGACCTATATCAAAGTTTATAGCTATCCGCGTTTGACCGGAGTACTTGCGCTCCTTGTCTCTTTTGCGCTACCCACAGCCCATGCTCAGGGGGGGCCGCAGCCGAAGCTGCCCACCGTGCCGCTGACGGCGGGCATGTACGTGATCCAGGCCGAGGTCGCCCAGACCCCGGAGCAGCAGGCCACCGGGATGATGTACAGGCGCGAGATCGGCCAGAACGAAGGCATGCTGTTCTTCAACCGCGAGGCGGGCGTGCGCTGCTTCTGGATGCGCAACACCTTGTTGCCTCTGTCGATCGCTTTCATCGCGGACGACGGCACGATCGTCAACACGGCCGAAATGCAGCCCCAAAGCGACGAATCGCACTGCTCGGCGAAGCCCGTCCGCTTCGCCCTTGAGATGCATCAGGGCTGGTTCGCCAAACGCGGCATTAGTGCCGGGTTCAAGCTCCGCGGCGTGCCATTTGGCAACTGA
- a CDS encoding superoxide dismutase: MERTLPPLPYALDALAPHYSRETLEYHHGKHHNAYVVNLNNLQKGTEFESLPLEDVVRKSSGGIYNNAAQIWNHTFFWSCMKPEGGGEPSGALAAAIAAKWGSYAAFKEAFVKSAVGNFGSGWTWLVKKADGSLDIVNMGAAGTPLTTGDTPLLTVDVWEHAYYIDYRNLRPKFVETFLDKLVNWSFAEANYAA, encoded by the coding sequence ATGGAACGCACGCTGCCTCCTCTGCCGTACGCCCTCGATGCCCTGGCGCCGCACTACAGCCGCGAGACGCTGGAGTACCACCACGGCAAGCATCACAACGCGTATGTCGTGAACCTGAACAACCTGCAAAAGGGCACGGAGTTCGAGAGCCTTCCGCTCGAGGACGTCGTGCGCAAGTCGTCCGGCGGCATCTACAACAATGCCGCGCAGATCTGGAACCACACCTTCTTCTGGAGCTGCATGAAGCCCGAAGGCGGCGGCGAGCCGTCCGGCGCGCTGGCCGCGGCGATCGCCGCCAAGTGGGGCTCCTATGCTGCCTTCAAGGAAGCCTTCGTGAAGTCGGCGGTCGGCAACTTCGGTTCGGGCTGGACCTGGCTGGTCAAGAAGGCTGACGGCTCGCTGGACATCGTCAACATGGGCGCGGCCGGCACGCCGCTGACCACCGGCGACACGCCGCTGCTGACGGTCGACGTCTGGGAGCACGCCTACTACATCGACTACCGCAACCTGCGCCCGAAGTTCGTCGAGACCTTCCTCGACAAGCTCGTGAACTGGTCGTTCGCCGAGGCGAACTACGCCGCCTGA
- a CDS encoding MotA/TolQ/ExbB proton channel family protein produces the protein MLSIIQAAGWPIWPLILCSVVALALILERLYHLRAPLIAPPTLLDEVIGVSRNSLPTPDVVSKLAENSLLGGVLAAGLQAVAADARITEPALRQAMENAGRTAVHTTERYLNTLGTIAAAAPLLGLFGTVVGMIEIFGSQAPTGASNPQLLAHGISVALYNTAFGLIIAIPSLMFYRYFRGKVDAFQLTMELAAERLVPHLMRFVVRTA, from the coding sequence TTGCTGTCGATCATACAAGCGGCCGGTTGGCCGATCTGGCCCCTGATCCTGTGCTCGGTCGTGGCGCTGGCGCTGATCCTGGAACGGCTCTATCACCTGCGTGCGCCGCTGATCGCGCCGCCGACGCTGCTCGACGAAGTCATCGGCGTCTCGCGCAACAGCCTGCCCACGCCCGACGTCGTCAGCAAGCTCGCCGAGAACTCGCTGCTGGGCGGCGTGCTGGCCGCCGGCCTGCAGGCCGTGGCCGCCGACGCGCGCATCACCGAGCCGGCGCTGCGCCAGGCGATGGAAAACGCCGGCCGCACCGCGGTGCACACCACCGAGCGCTATCTGAACACGCTGGGCACGATCGCCGCCGCCGCGCCGCTGCTGGGCCTGTTCGGCACCGTGGTCGGCATGATCGAGATCTTCGGTTCGCAAGCCCCGACCGGCGCCTCCAACCCGCAGCTGCTGGCCCACGGCATCTCGGTGGCGCTCTACAACACCGCCTTCGGCCTGATCATCGCGATCCCCTCGCTGATGTTCTACCGCTATTTCCGCGGCAAGGTCGACGCGTTCCAGCTGACGATGGAACTGGCCGCCGAGCGCCTAGTGCCGCACCTGATGCGCTTCGTCGTGCGCACCGCCTGA
- a CDS encoding ExbD/TolR family protein: protein MRFSRRRPEEPEINLIPFIDVLLVVLIFLMLSTTYSRFTELQITLPAADAEKLRQRPAEIIVAVAADGRYAIDRQPVDGRNVDQLVAALTEAAKGRQDVVVIISADAMAAHQSVINVLDAARRAGLPRLTFASQTPNGAR, encoded by the coding sequence ATGCGCTTCAGCCGCCGCCGCCCCGAGGAACCGGAGATCAACCTGATCCCGTTCATCGACGTGCTGCTCGTCGTGCTCATCTTCCTGATGCTGTCGACGACCTATTCGCGCTTCACCGAGCTGCAGATCACGCTGCCGGCGGCCGACGCCGAGAAGCTGCGCCAACGTCCGGCCGAGATCATCGTCGCCGTGGCCGCCGACGGCCGCTACGCGATCGACCGCCAGCCGGTCGACGGCCGCAACGTCGACCAGCTCGTCGCCGCGCTGACCGAGGCGGCCAAGGGCCGGCAGGACGTCGTCGTCATCATCTCGGCCGACGCGATGGCCGCGCACCAGTCGGTGATCAACGTGCTCGACGCGGCGCGCCGCGCCGGGCTCCCGCGTCTGACCTTCGCCTCGCAGACGCCGAACGGCGCGCGCTGA
- the lpxK gene encoding tetraacyldisaccharide 4'-kinase: MSLAARLEALLLRHWWQPRRTALAATLAPLESLYAGLSRRAADVEPQRAPVPVVVVGNLIVGGAGKTPTVIALLRALQAAGYTPGVISRGFGRDGDGVHEVRPDASPAEAGDEPLLIRRRSGVPVWVGRDRVAAARALCAAHPDVDVLVSDDGLQHRRLARDAEIVVFDERGIGNGRLLPAGPLREPLPARLAPGRFVLYNAPAPTTPLPGVCAQRSLGPALALEDWAAGRQDGAVALATLRGRRLLALAGIASPERFFSMLEAAGLQIERLPLPDHHDFAALPWPAGTPEVLVTEKDAVKLVGRALGGTRVRVVGLDFALPDSLVQDVLRLIAPPRTR, encoded by the coding sequence ATGTCGCTGGCCGCGCGGCTCGAGGCGCTGCTGCTGCGCCACTGGTGGCAGCCGCGGCGCACGGCGCTGGCGGCGACGCTGGCGCCGCTCGAGTCGCTCTACGCCGGCCTGTCGCGCCGCGCCGCGGACGTCGAGCCGCAGCGCGCGCCGGTGCCGGTGGTCGTCGTCGGCAACCTGATCGTCGGCGGCGCCGGCAAGACGCCGACCGTCATCGCGCTGCTGCGCGCCTTGCAGGCCGCGGGCTACACGCCCGGCGTCATCTCGCGCGGCTTCGGCCGCGACGGCGACGGCGTGCACGAAGTCCGGCCCGATGCGTCGCCGGCCGAAGCCGGCGACGAGCCGCTGCTGATCCGCCGCCGCAGCGGCGTGCCGGTCTGGGTCGGCCGCGACCGGGTCGCCGCCGCGCGCGCGCTGTGCGCCGCGCATCCGGACGTCGACGTGCTCGTCTCCGACGACGGCCTGCAGCACCGCCGGCTGGCACGCGACGCCGAGATCGTCGTCTTCGACGAACGCGGCATCGGCAACGGCCGCCTGCTGCCCGCCGGCCCGCTGCGCGAGCCGCTGCCGGCGCGGCTGGCGCCCGGCCGCTTCGTGCTCTACAACGCGCCGGCGCCGACGACGCCGCTGCCGGGCGTCTGCGCGCAACGCTCGCTCGGCCCGGCGCTGGCGCTGGAGGACTGGGCGGCCGGCCGCCAGGACGGCGCGGTCGCGCTGGCCACGCTGCGCGGCCGCCGCCTGCTGGCGCTGGCCGGCATCGCGTCGCCGGAACGCTTCTTCTCGATGCTCGAGGCCGCCGGCCTGCAGATCGAGCGCCTGCCGCTGCCCGACCACCACGATTTCGCCGCCCTGCCCTGGCCCGCCGGCACGCCCGAGGTGCTGGTCACCGAGAAGGACGCCGTCAAGCTCGTCGGCCGTGCGCTGGGCGGGACGCGCGTCCGGGTCGTGGGGCTAGACTTCGCGCTTCCCGATTCACTCGTTCAGGACGTGCTGCGCCTCATCGCGCCGCCGCGAACCCGATGA
- a CDS encoding Trm112 family protein — MTLDHRLIDLLVCPVCKGPLELSRDDLQRPTDLVCNADRLAFPIRDGIPVMLETEARSLDLPPAP; from the coding sequence ATGACGCTCGACCACCGTCTGATCGACCTGCTCGTCTGCCCCGTCTGCAAAGGCCCGCTGGAACTCTCCCGCGACGACCTGCAGCGCCCGACCGACCTCGTCTGCAACGCCGACCGCCTGGCCTTCCCGATCCGCGACGGCATCCCGGTGATGCTGGAGACCGAGGCCCGCAGCCTGGACCTGCCGCCGGCGCCGTGA
- the kdsB gene encoding 3-deoxy-manno-octulosonate cytidylyltransferase produces the protein MSFTVLIPARLASTRLPRKPLADIGGLPMIVRVARRVADAGAERIVVACDDADIAAACAAHGVEAVLTRADHPSGSDRLAEACTRLGLDGSARIVNVQGDEPLIDPALVRRCAELLDERPDCVMSTAAHAIASAEDFANRNVVKVVLDAAGRALYFSRSAIPCWRDGAPGTLPDPAPLRHVGLYGYRAGFLRRFPTLEPAPLERLESLEQLRVLWHGERIAVHVAEHAPGTGVDTPEDLERVRALFA, from the coding sequence GTGAGCTTCACGGTCCTGATCCCGGCGCGCCTGGCCTCCACGCGCCTGCCGCGCAAGCCGCTGGCCGACATCGGCGGCCTGCCGATGATCGTGCGCGTCGCGCGCCGCGTCGCCGATGCCGGCGCCGAGCGCATCGTCGTCGCCTGCGACGACGCCGACATCGCCGCCGCCTGCGCCGCGCACGGCGTCGAGGCGGTGCTGACACGCGCCGACCACCCGAGCGGCAGCGACCGCCTGGCCGAGGCCTGCACGCGGCTGGGCCTGGACGGCTCGGCGCGCATCGTCAACGTGCAGGGCGACGAGCCGCTGATCGACCCGGCGCTGGTGCGCCGCTGCGCCGAGCTGCTCGACGAGCGGCCCGACTGCGTGATGAGCACCGCGGCGCACGCCATCGCCTCGGCCGAGGACTTCGCCAACCGTAACGTCGTCAAGGTCGTGCTCGACGCCGCCGGACGCGCGCTGTACTTCAGCCGCTCGGCCATCCCCTGCTGGCGCGACGGTGCGCCGGGCACGCTGCCCGACCCGGCACCGCTGCGCCACGTCGGCCTCTACGGCTACCGCGCCGGCTTTCTGCGCCGCTTCCCGACGCTGGAGCCGGCACCGCTGGAACGCCTGGAGTCGCTGGAGCAGCTGCGCGTGCTGTGGCACGGCGAACGCATCGCGGTGCACGTCGCCGAACATGCTCCAGGCACCGGCGTCGACACGCCCGAAGACCTGGAACGCGTGCGCGCGCTCTTCGCCTGA
- the adk gene encoding adenylate kinase translates to MRLILLGAPGAGKGTQAAQICRKYGIPQISTGDMLRAAVKAGTELGLAAKKVMDAGGLVSDDIIIGLVKERIAQPDCAGGFLFDGFPRTIPQADAMKAAGVKLDVVLEIDVPDEAIIERMSGRRVHVGSGRTYHVKYNPPKTEGVDDETGEPLIQREDDKEETVRKRLDIYQSQTRPLVDYYSAWAANGDAQAPRYRRISGTGTVEEITGRAFAALES, encoded by the coding sequence ATGAGACTGATCCTGTTGGGGGCGCCCGGCGCCGGCAAAGGCACGCAGGCGGCCCAGATCTGCCGCAAGTACGGCATCCCGCAGATTTCCACCGGCGACATGCTGCGCGCCGCCGTCAAGGCCGGCACCGAGCTGGGCCTGGCGGCCAAGAAGGTGATGGACGCCGGCGGCCTGGTCAGCGACGACATCATCATCGGCCTGGTCAAGGAACGCATCGCCCAGCCCGACTGCGCCGGCGGCTTCCTGTTCGACGGCTTCCCGCGCACGATCCCGCAGGCCGACGCGATGAAGGCCGCGGGCGTCAAGCTCGATGTCGTGCTCGAGATCGACGTGCCCGACGAGGCGATCATCGAACGCATGAGCGGCCGCCGCGTGCACGTCGGCTCGGGCCGCACCTACCACGTCAAGTACAACCCGCCGAAGACCGAAGGCGTCGACGACGAGACCGGCGAGCCGCTGATCCAGCGCGAGGACGACAAGGAAGAGACGGTGCGCAAGCGCCTGGACATCTACCAGAGCCAGACGCGCCCGCTCGTCGACTACTACTCCGCCTGGGCCGCCAACGGCGACGCGCAGGCCCCCCGTTACCGCCGCATCAGCGGCACCGGCACGGTCGAGGAGATCACCGGGCGCGCGTTCGCGGCGCTCGAGAGCTGA
- a CDS encoding 3-hydroxyacyl-CoA dehydrogenase has product MEIQGKVFIVTGGASGLGEGTARRLAAHGAKVVVADLQVERGETVAREIGGVFVRCDVSQEADAQAVVDAAVAAGKLAGLVNCAGIAPAVKTVGKDGAHPLASFTKTIQVNLVGSFNMIRLAAAAMAKNEPEPTGERGVLISTASVAAYDGQIGQAAYAASKGGIVGMTLPIARDLARNGIRNMTIAPGIFGTPMLFGMPAEVQQALAAGVPFPSRLGTPEDYAKLVQHIVENDMLNGEVIRLDGAIRLAPK; this is encoded by the coding sequence ATGGAAATCCAGGGCAAGGTGTTCATCGTCACCGGCGGCGCGTCGGGCCTCGGAGAAGGCACGGCACGCCGGCTGGCGGCACACGGCGCGAAAGTCGTCGTCGCCGACCTGCAGGTCGAACGCGGCGAGACCGTCGCGCGCGAGATCGGCGGCGTCTTCGTGCGCTGCGACGTCAGCCAGGAGGCCGACGCGCAGGCGGTGGTCGACGCCGCGGTCGCGGCCGGCAAGCTGGCCGGCCTGGTGAACTGCGCCGGCATCGCGCCGGCCGTGAAGACCGTGGGCAAGGACGGCGCGCACCCGCTGGCCAGCTTCACGAAGACGATCCAGGTGAACCTGGTCGGCTCGTTCAACATGATCCGCCTGGCCGCTGCGGCGATGGCGAAGAACGAGCCTGAACCGACCGGCGAGCGCGGCGTGCTGATCAGCACCGCCAGCGTCGCCGCCTACGACGGCCAGATCGGCCAGGCGGCCTACGCCGCGAGCAAGGGCGGCATCGTCGGGATGACGCTGCCGATCGCGCGCGACCTGGCGCGCAACGGCATCCGCAACATGACGATCGCGCCGGGCATCTTCGGCACGCCGATGCTGTTCGGCATGCCCGCCGAAGTGCAGCAGGCGCTGGCCGCCGGTGTGCCCTTCCCCAGCCGCCTCGGCACGCCCGAGGACTACGCCAAGCTGGTGCAGCACATCGTCGAGAACGACATGCTCAACGGCGAGGTGATCCGGCTGGACGGGGCGATCCGGCTGGCACCGAAGTAA
- a CDS encoding TonB-dependent receptor plug domain-containing protein, producing the protein MFKRTKVCMGVLAALGGALVLTSMPASAQDAERIEITGSRIKRAASEGALPVTVISREQLDTSGATTVAEFVRNTTFAGAGNFRPQSGSSAQAFAGVDLRGLGSNRTLVLIDGRRVAKAPNVGDSVDMNSIPMAAVERIEILTDGASAIYGSDAIGGVVNIITRKDFDGLVLSAGSAAASLPWPKESAAPADHRRAQ; encoded by the coding sequence ATGTTCAAGCGAACGAAAGTTTGCATGGGAGTGCTGGCTGCCCTCGGCGGCGCGCTGGTGCTCACCTCGATGCCGGCATCCGCCCAGGACGCCGAGCGCATCGAGATCACGGGTTCCCGGATCAAGCGTGCCGCCTCCGAAGGCGCGCTGCCCGTGACCGTCATCTCCCGCGAGCAACTGGACACCAGCGGTGCCACCACCGTTGCCGAATTCGTCCGCAACACGACGTTCGCTGGCGCGGGTAACTTCCGTCCGCAAAGCGGCTCGAGCGCCCAGGCCTTCGCCGGCGTCGACCTGCGCGGTCTCGGCAGCAACCGCACCCTGGTCCTGATCGACGGCCGCCGTGTCGCCAAGGCGCCGAACGTCGGCGACTCGGTCGACATGAACTCGATTCCGATGGCCGCCGTCGAGCGCATCGAAATCCTGACCGACGGCGCCTCGGCCATCTACGGCTCCGACGCCATCGGCGGCGTGGTCAACATCATCACCCGCAAGGACTTCGACGGCCTCGTGCTGTCGGCCGGCAGCGCCGCCGCGTCGCTGCCGTGGCCGAAGGAGTCGGCCGCGCCGGCGGACCACAGGCGCGCCCAGTGA
- a CDS encoding ABC transporter ATP-binding protein, producing MMKIQDLEVVLDADAGLVKAIDGLKLAIERGETFALVGESGCGKSMTALALMRLLPENGRVTGGQVRVGDVDVLDLPEAGMRAVRGGRLGMIFQEPSTSLNPVMKVGDQIVEAIETHTALRGAAARAKAIDWLRRVGIPEPERRIDDYPFRMSGGQKQRVMIAMALATEPDFLIADEPTTALDVTIQAQILDLLKDLQREQRMGMLLITHDLAVVSGMAQRVALMYAGQIVEVAPAAEFFSRPLHPYAQALLRALPASDRRGVALEAIPGTVPPLWLQFEGCRFAPRCAAVMPHCATTLPAMVDASATHQVRCLLHKPGVPAAPERVAAPVVPVPPPPAPVREAGPLLDVQDLKVRFPIRGGLLQRVKGHFDAVAGISFQVARGETLALVGESGCGKTTTGKAIVQLLRRVAVTEGRAVLDGQNLFELDGPALLDARRKVQIIFQDPFASLNPRMRVVDLLEEGLMALHPDLDAAARRARVERLTDQVGLRRDALERYPHEFSGGQRQRIAIARALAVQPQLIVCDEPTSALDVSVQAQILNLLRELQRELGVSYLFITHNIGVVEYIADRIAVMQAGRIEEQGECADVLAHPQRDYTRTLLAAVPRLVTA from the coding sequence ATGATGAAGATCCAGGACCTCGAGGTCGTGCTCGACGCCGACGCCGGCCTCGTCAAGGCGATCGACGGGCTGAAGCTCGCGATCGAACGCGGCGAGACCTTCGCCCTGGTCGGCGAGTCCGGTTGCGGCAAGAGCATGACGGCGCTGGCGCTGATGCGCCTGCTGCCCGAGAACGGCCGCGTCACCGGCGGCCAGGTGCGCGTCGGCGACGTCGACGTGCTGGACCTGCCCGAAGCCGGCATGCGTGCCGTGCGCGGCGGGCGGCTGGGCATGATCTTCCAGGAGCCGTCGACCAGCCTGAACCCGGTGATGAAGGTCGGCGACCAGATCGTCGAGGCGATCGAGACGCACACGGCGCTGCGCGGCGCGGCCGCGCGCGCGAAGGCCATCGACTGGCTGCGCCGCGTCGGCATCCCCGAGCCCGAGCGCCGCATCGACGACTACCCGTTCCGCATGAGCGGCGGCCAGAAGCAGCGCGTGATGATCGCGATGGCGCTGGCCACCGAGCCCGACTTCCTGATCGCCGACGAGCCGACGACCGCCCTCGACGTGACGATCCAGGCGCAGATCCTCGACCTGCTGAAGGACCTGCAGCGCGAGCAGCGCATGGGCATGCTGCTGATCACGCACGACCTGGCCGTCGTCTCCGGCATGGCGCAGCGCGTGGCGCTGATGTACGCCGGCCAGATCGTCGAGGTGGCGCCGGCGGCCGAGTTCTTCTCGCGCCCGCTGCACCCTTACGCGCAGGCGCTGCTGCGCGCGCTGCCGGCGAGCGACCGCCGCGGCGTCGCGCTCGAGGCCATCCCCGGCACCGTGCCGCCGCTGTGGCTGCAGTTCGAGGGCTGCCGCTTCGCGCCGCGCTGCGCCGCGGTGATGCCGCACTGCGCGACGACGCTGCCGGCGATGGTCGATGCCAGCGCCACGCACCAGGTGCGGTGCCTGCTGCACAAGCCCGGTGTGCCGGCTGCACCGGAGAGGGTCGCGGCGCCGGTCGTTCCGGTGCCGCCGCCCCCCGCGCCGGTGCGCGAGGCGGGGCCGCTGCTCGACGTGCAGGACCTGAAGGTGCGGTTCCCGATCCGCGGCGGCCTGCTGCAGCGGGTGAAGGGCCACTTCGACGCCGTTGCCGGCATCTCGTTCCAGGTCGCGCGCGGCGAGACGCTGGCGCTGGTCGGAGAATCGGGCTGCGGCAAGACGACCACCGGCAAGGCCATCGTGCAGCTGCTGCGCCGCGTCGCGGTGACCGAAGGCCGTGCGGTGCTCGACGGCCAGAACCTGTTCGAGCTCGACGGCCCGGCGCTGCTGGATGCGCGCCGCAAGGTGCAGATCATCTTCCAGGACCCGTTCGCGTCGCTGAACCCGCGCATGCGCGTCGTCGACCTGCTCGAAGAAGGCCTGATGGCGCTGCATCCGGACCTGGATGCGGCGGCGCGGCGCGCACGCGTCGAGCGCCTGACCGACCAGGTCGGCCTGCGTCGCGATGCGCTCGAACGTTACCCGCACGAGTTCTCCGGCGGCCAGCGCCAGCGCATCGCGATCGCCCGTGCGTTGGCGGTGCAGCCGCAATTGATCGTCTGCGACGAGCCGACTTCGGCGCTCGACGTTTCGGTGCAGGCGCAGATCCTCAACCTGCTGCGCGAGTTGCAACGCGAACTCGGCGTGTCCTACCTGTTCATCACGCACAACATCGGCGTTGTCGAATACATCGCCGATCGCATCGCGGTGATGCAGGCCGGACGTATCGAAGAGCAGGGCGAATGCGCCGACGTTCTGGCGCATCCGCAGCGCGACTACACGCGCACGCTGCTGGCGGCCGTGCCGCGTCTCGTCACGGCCTGA
- a CDS encoding ABC transporter permease, whose translation MGFKFVLLWTDIALWALFAALAGYTIRVLRSEPLRATWKKVFRDPAALCSVLVLLVFLCITALDSVHFRRQLGDAQGQANGQVFYDTRTQSLLDLALSHQLAMRESSYSKPLAFRALNKQSVTRDGVTLREFPRLEHGGAHLKDPETQWAGDVTSRTLAGAGGGLVVALAAVLLLSAALARSHGGFGNALADLAADRTELPWRAAVVTLAILCVLAGAIAALAGHYHVFGTDRTGNDVLVQTLKSVRTAFVIGTLATLATLPVAIVLGILAGYFRGWVDEVVQYLYTTLSSVPSVLLIAACVLMVQVWLDKHPDWFETGVERGDLKIFMLCVILGLTGWSTLCRLVRAETLKLRELDFVQAAMAFGVKPSRIMARHVFPNVVHLVLITTVLSFSDLILYEAVLTYVGVGVDPTTSSFGGMINLARSEMSRDPVVWWSFAAAFSFMVVLVLAANLFADGVQQAFDPRARAFRPRLGFKKRVSA comes from the coding sequence ATGGGATTCAAGTTCGTCCTGCTCTGGACCGACATCGCGCTGTGGGCGCTGTTCGCCGCGCTCGCCGGCTACACGATCCGCGTGCTGCGCAGCGAGCCGCTGCGCGCCACCTGGAAGAAGGTCTTCCGCGACCCGGCGGCGCTGTGCTCGGTGCTGGTGCTGCTGGTCTTTCTGTGCATCACCGCGCTGGACAGCGTGCACTTCCGCCGCCAGCTCGGCGACGCCCAGGGCCAGGCCAACGGCCAGGTCTTCTACGACACGCGCACCCAGTCGCTGCTCGACCTGGCGCTGTCGCACCAGCTCGCGATGCGCGAGTCCAGCTACTCCAAGCCGCTGGCCTTCCGCGCGCTGAACAAGCAGAGCGTCACGCGCGACGGCGTCACGCTGCGCGAGTTCCCGCGCCTCGAACACGGCGGCGCGCACCTGAAGGACCCCGAGACGCAGTGGGCCGGCGACGTCACCTCGCGCACGCTGGCCGGCGCCGGCGGCGGCCTGGTCGTTGCGCTGGCCGCGGTGCTGCTGCTGTCGGCGGCGCTGGCGCGCAGCCATGGCGGCTTCGGCAACGCGCTGGCCGACCTCGCGGCTGACCGCACCGAGCTGCCCTGGCGCGCCGCGGTCGTCACCCTGGCCATCCTCTGCGTGCTCGCCGGCGCCATCGCCGCGCTGGCCGGCCACTACCACGTGTTCGGCACCGACCGCACCGGCAACGACGTGCTGGTGCAGACGCTGAAGAGCGTGCGCACGGCCTTCGTCATCGGCACGCTGGCGACGCTGGCGACGCTGCCGGTGGCCATCGTGCTCGGCATCCTGGCGGGTTACTTCCGCGGCTGGGTCGACGAAGTCGTGCAGTACCTCTACACGACGCTGTCCTCGGTGCCCAGCGTGCTGCTGATCGCGGCCTGCGTGCTGATGGTCCAGGTCTGGCTCGACAAGCACCCGGACTGGTTCGAGACCGGCGTCGAGCGCGGCGACCTGAAGATCTTCATGCTCTGCGTGATCCTCGGCCTCACCGGCTGGTCGACGCTGTGCCGCCTGGTGCGCGCCGAGACGCTGAAGCTGCGCGAGCTCGACTTCGTGCAGGCGGCGATGGCCTTCGGCGTGAAGCCCTCGCGCATCATGGCGCGGCACGTCTTCCCCAACGTCGTGCACCTAGTGCTGATCACCACCGTGCTCAGCTTCAGCGACCTGATCCTCTACGAGGCCGTGCTGACCTACGTCGGCGTCGGCGTCGACCCGACGACCTCCAGCTTCGGCGGCATGATCAACCTCGCGCGCAGCGAGATGAGCCGCGACCCGGTGGTCTGGTGGAGCTTCGCCGCGGCGTTCAGCTTCATGGTCGTGCTGGTGCTGGCCGCCAACCTGTTCGCCGACGGCGTGCAGCAGGCCTTCGACCCGCGCGCGCGCGCCTTCCGCCCGCGCCTGGGCTTCAAGAAGCGAGTCTCGGCATGA
- a CDS encoding ABC transporter permease, with amino-acid sequence MGAYIVRRLGYGLLILIGVNLLTFFLFFTVNTPDDMARLNIGGKRVTQEQIEKWKSERGYDKPLYWNAQAEGAEQVTKTVLWERSISLMKGDFGRSDSARSVDIGHEIASRMGVSLQLALPLFLLQLIVSVSFSLMLVFFRHSKIDFWGVVLCVLMLSISSLFYIIVGQFLFSRLLRLVPISGYAPGLDAVRFLALPIVLSLLARLGGEARLYRAMFLEEIGKDYVRTARAKGLAEQVVLFRHVLRNALIPIITSAAGYLPYVFLGSLVFESFFGIPGLGAFVIDAIGGQDFAIVRTMVFVGSALYIATNILLDIAYTWVDPRVRLN; translated from the coding sequence ATGGGTGCCTACATCGTCCGCCGTCTCGGCTACGGCCTGCTGATCCTCATCGGCGTCAACCTGCTGACCTTCTTCCTGTTCTTCACCGTCAACACGCCCGACGACATGGCGCGGCTGAACATCGGCGGCAAGCGCGTGACGCAGGAGCAGATCGAGAAGTGGAAGTCCGAACGCGGCTACGACAAGCCGCTGTACTGGAACGCACAGGCCGAGGGTGCCGAGCAGGTCACCAAGACCGTGCTCTGGGAGCGCTCGATCTCGCTGATGAAGGGTGACTTCGGCCGCAGCGATTCGGCGCGTTCGGTCGACATCGGCCACGAGATCGCCTCGCGCATGGGCGTCAGCCTGCAGCTGGCGCTGCCGCTGTTCCTGCTGCAGCTGATCGTCAGCGTCAGCTTCTCGCTGATGCTGGTGTTCTTCAGGCATTCGAAGATCGACTTCTGGGGCGTCGTGCTCTGCGTGCTGATGCTGTCGATCTCCAGCCTCTTCTACATCATCGTCGGCCAGTTCCTGTTCTCGCGCCTGCTCAGGCTGGTGCCGATCTCGGGCTACGCGCCGGGGCTGGACGCGGTGCGTTTCCTCGCATTGCCGATCGTGCTGTCGCTGCTGGCGCGGCTGGGCGGTGAGGCGCGGCTGTACCGCGCGATGTTCCTCGAGGAGATTGGCAAGGACTACGTGCGCACCGCGCGCGCCAAGGGTCTGGCCGAGCAGGTGGTGCTGTTCCGCCACGTGCTGCGCAACGCGCTGATCCCGATCATCACCAGCGCCGCCGGCTACCTGCCCTACGTCTTCCTCGGCAGCCTGGTGTTCGAGAGCTTCTTCGGCATCCCGGGTCTGGGCGCCTTCGTCATCGACGCGATCGGCGGCCAGGATTTCGCGATCGTGCGCACGATGGTCTTCGTCGGCTCGGCGCTGTACATCGCCACCAACATCCTGCTGGACATCGCCTACACCTGGGTGGACCCGCGGGTCCGTCTGAACTGA